Proteins encoded together in one Canis aureus isolate CA01 chromosome 21, VMU_Caureus_v.1.0, whole genome shotgun sequence window:
- the LOC144293308 gene encoding olfactory receptor 4P4-like → MENRNNITEFILLGLSQKKEIEVLCFLLFLLCYIAILIGNLLVMISIICSQLINHPMYFFLSFLSLADLCYTSTVTPKLIIDLLSEKKVISYNGCMTQLFTMHFFGGIEVFILTGMAYDRYVAICKPLHYTLIMSRWKCDAILAASCIGGFLHSFGQFLLAIVLPYCGPNEIDHFFCDVYPLLKLACKDTSRIGLLVVANSGLMGLVTFVVLLVSYAVILYTIRSYSAENRHKALSTCSSHITVVVLFFAPLLFIYIRPATTLPEDKVFALFYTVFAPMLNPLIYTLRNMEMKNAIRKFWCHVMGSKDIN, encoded by the coding sequence ATGGAAAATAGGAATAACATCACAGAATTTATTCTTTTAGGACTTtctcagaaaaaggaaatagaagttcTCTGCTTTTTACTGTTCTTACTCTGTTACATTGCAATTTTGATTGGAAACCTACTTGTCATGATTTCTATCATCTGCAGTCAACTTATTAACCACCCaatgtatttcttcttgagtttCCTATCCCTGGCAGACCTTTGTTACACCTCCACTGTGACCCCCAAGTTAATCATTGACTTGCTGTCTGAAAAGAAGGTCATTTCCTACAATGGCTGCATGACACAGCTCTTTACCATGCACTTCTTTGGAGGAATTGAGGTCTTCATCCTCACCGGGATGGCCTATGACCGttatgtggccatctgcaaaccccTGCACTACACCCTCATCATGAGCCGGTGGAAATGTGATGCCATTCTTGCAGCTTCCTGTATTGGTGGATTCCTTCATTCCTTCGGTCAGTTTCTCCTTGCCATCGTTTTACCCTACTGTGGCCCCAATGAAATAGATCACTTCTTCTGCGATGTGTACCCTTTGCTGAAGCTGGCTTGCAAGGATACAAGCAGAATCGGTCTTCTGGTCGTTGCCAATTCGGGACTGATGGGTCTGGTGACTTTTGTCGTCTTGTTGGTATCCTATGCTGTGATCCTATATACTATCAGGTCCTACTCTGCAGAGAATCGTCACAAAGCTCTTTCCACATGCAGTTCCCACATCACTGTGGTGGTTCTCTTTTTTGCTCCTTTACTCTTTATTTATATTCGACCAGCAACTACATTACCAGAAGACAAAGTGTTTGCTCTTTTTTACACTGTCTTTGCCCCTATGCTCAACCCTCTCATATACACACTAAGAAACATGGAGATGAAGAATGCCATAAGGAAATTTTGGTGCCACGTCATGGGAAGTAAGGACATAAACTGA
- the LOC144293309 gene encoding olfactory receptor 5D13-like: MPLFLLFFTIYTVTVLGNLGMVMIIQINPKLHTPMYFFLSHLSFVDFCYSTVVTPKLLENLVVEDRTISFIGCIMQFFFACIFVVTETFMLAVMAYDRFVAVCNPLLYTVVMSQKLCSLLVSASYSWGIACSLTYTYFLLTLSFCGTNFINNFVCEHAAIVSVSCSDPYISQKIILVSATFNEISSLMIILTSYVFIFITVMKMPSNGGRHKVFSTCASHLTAITIFHGTILFLYCVPDSRSSWLMVKVASVFYTVVIPMLNPLIYSLRNKDVKETVKKLINVKLFCDKI; the protein is encoded by the coding sequence ATGCCCCTGTTCCTTTTATTCTTTACCATCTACACAGTTACTGTTTTGGGAAATCTGGGCATGGTCATGATTATCCAGATCAATCCCAAACTCCAtacccccatgtacttcttcctcagccATCTTTCTTTTGTTGATTTCTGTTACTCTACAGTAGTTACACCCAAACTATTAGAAAACTTGGTTGTGGAAGACAGAACCATCTCCTTTATAGGATGCATTATGCAATTCTTCTTTGCATGCATATTTGTGGTGACGGAAACATTCATGTTGGCAGTAATGGCCTATGATCGATTTGTGGCAGTTTGTAACCCACTTCTCTACACAGTTGTCATGTCTCAGAAGCTTTGCTCCTTATTGGTGAGTGCATCATACTCCTGGGGTATAGCCTGCTCCTTAACATACACATACTTTTTGTTGACCTTATCCTTTTGTGGGACTAACTTCATAAATAACTTTGTCTGTGAACATGCTGCCATTGTCTCTGTGTCCTGCTCTGACCCCTACATTAGCCAGAAGATCATTTTAGTCTCTGCCACGTTCAATGAAATAAGCAGCTTGATGATCATTCTTACCTcctatgtttttatctttatcacTGTCATGAAGATGCCTTCAAATGGAGGTCGCCACAAAGTCTTCTCAACATGTGCCTCTCATCTGACTGCTATTACAATCTTCCATGGGACCATCCTATTCCTCTACTGTGTACCTGACTCCAGAAGTTCATGGCTCATGGTCAAGGTGGCTTCTGTGTTTTACACTGTGGTCATCCCCATGCTGAACCCACTGATCTACAGTCTCAGGAACAAAGATGTGAAGGAGACAGTAAAGAAGTTAATTAATGTTAAATTGTTCTGTGACAAAATATAA
- the LOC144293310 gene encoding olfactory receptor 1165-like, protein MELDEGNQSSVTTFILLGFSEYPHLQMPLFLVFLTVYTVTLVGNLGIIMVVRINPKLHTPMYFFLSHLSFLDICYSSVFTPKLLETLVTEDRSISFKGCMVQFFFICAFVITEMFMLAVMAYDRFVAVCNPLLYTVAMSQKLCALLVAGTYTWGGICSLTLTYSLLELSYCGSNIINHFGCEYSAILSLSCSDPYFSQMTCLVISTFNEACSLLIILASYIFIVVTIIKMPSAGGLQKAFSTCASHLTAITIFHGIILLLYCVPNSKSSWLLVKVATVFFTVMIPMLNPLIYSLRNKDVKDTARKLIHTKLLSHSM, encoded by the coding sequence ATGGAACTAGATGAAGGAAATCAGAGCTCTGTGACCACATTCATTCTCCTGGGTTTCTCAGAATACCCACACCTCCAGATGCCCCTCTTCCTGGTGTTCTTGACTGTCTACACGGTCACTCTGGTGGGGAATCTGGGCATAATCATGGTCGTAAGGATCAATCCCAAactccacacccccatgtacttttTCCTCAGCCACCTATCCTTTTTGGATATTTGTTATTCCAGTGTCTTTACACCGAAACTATTAGAAACCTTGGTCACAGAAGACAGAAGTATCTCCTTCAAAGGATGCATGGTgcaatttttcttcatttgtgcaTTTGTAATTACGGAAATGTTCATGTTGGCAGTAATGGCCTATGACCGATTTGTGGCTGTCTGTAACCCTCTGCTCTACACAGTTGCTATGTCTCAGAAACTCTGTGCCCTCTTGGTAGCTGGAACCTACACGTGGGGTGGCATATGTTCCTTGACACTCACATACTCTCTTTTGGAACTCTCCTACTGTGGTTCCAACATCATAAATCACTTTGGCTGTGAGTATTCTGCCATCCTCTCTTTATCCTGTTCTGACCCCTACTTCAGTCAGATGACATGTTTGGTCATTTCTACATTCAACGAGGCTTGCAGCCTCCTGATTATCCTGGCCTCATATATATTCATAGTTGTCACCATCATCAAGATGCCTTCTGCTGGTGGACTCCAGAAGGccttctccacctgtgcctcccaCCTGACCGCCATCACCATCTTCCATGGAATAATCCTTCTTCTCTACTGTGTGCCCAACTCCAAAAGCTCGTGGCTCCTGGTCAAAGTGGCCACGGTGTTTTTTACTGTCATGATCCCCATGTTGAACCCCCTTATTTACAGCCTGAGGAACAAAGACGTGAAAGACACAGCCAGGAAGTTAATCCATACCAAACTGCTTTCTCACTCaatgtga